A window from Fragaria vesca subsp. vesca linkage group LG5, FraVesHawaii_1.0, whole genome shotgun sequence encodes these proteins:
- the LOC101294363 gene encoding probable phospholipid hydroperoxide glutathione peroxidase 6, mitochondrial-like, whose product MLCSSSRLVFRRNLAVAAALVFPRQFSTVSKNTLLRPSCFPSIKAQSFNPVSSFQFNRSMASQSSQPKTVHDFTVKDARGNDVDLSTYKGKVLLIVNVASQCGLTNSNYTELAQLYEKYKTQGLEILAFPCNQFGAQEPGSNDEIVEFACTRFKAEYPIFDKVDVNGDKATPLYKFLKSSKGGLFGDSIKWNFSKFLVDKEGNVVNRYAPTTTPLSIEKDVKKLLGVA is encoded by the exons ATGCTCTGTTCTTCTTCTCGTCTTGTCTTCCGTAGAAACCTCGCCGTCGCTGCAGCTCTTGTTTTCCCCAGGCAATTCTCAACCGTTTCCAAGAATACCCTCTTGCGTCCCTCGTGTTTTCCCTCCATCAAAGCACAGTCTTTCAACCCAGTTTCGTCTTTTCAATTCAATCGATCAATGGCTAGCCAATCCTCCCAACCAAAAACCGTCCACGACTTCACTGTCAAG GATGCCAGGGGCAATGACGTTGATCTGAGCACATACAAAGGAAAGGTCCTTTTGATTGTCAATGTCGCATCACAATG TGGGTTGACCAATTCAAACTACACAGAACTGGCTCAGTTGTACGAGAAGTACAAAACTCAAG GTTTGGAGATTTTGGCATTCCCGTGCAATCAGTTTGGAGCTCAGGAGCCAGGGTCTAATGACGAGATTGTGGAGTTTGCTTGCACTCGCTTTAAGGCCGAGTATCCCATCTTTGACAAG GTGGATGTGAATGGTGACAAAGCCACTCCATTGTATAAGTTCTTGAAGTCGAGCAAAGGTGGTCTCTTTGGTGACAGCATCAAGTGGAACTTCTCCAAGTTCCTTGTTGACAAGGAAGGGAATGTTGTCAACCGTTATGCCCCAACAACTACTCCTCTTAGCATCGAG AAGGATGTGAAGAAGCTGTTGGGGGTTGCATGA